The following coding sequences lie in one Oxyura jamaicensis isolate SHBP4307 breed ruddy duck chromosome 6 unlocalized genomic scaffold, BPBGC_Ojam_1.0 oxy6_random_OJ70666, whole genome shotgun sequence genomic window:
- the ADO gene encoding 2-aminoethanethiol dioxygenase yields the protein MPRDNMASLIQRVARQARITFRSPAGPAFGENLHRLQQLLDEVRAEDLHLAPRGPAPVAGATGAGCPRAGVVPPVSYMHICETESFSMGVFLLRSGACIPLHDHPGMNGMLKVLYGTLRIACMDAMPPAAAAAPPPPPAAAAGPGPCLRALLRSRQHYTPASPPCLLSPHSDNLHQIDAVEGPAAFLDILAPPYDPEHGRDCHYYRLLEGPPPGTELPREVWLLETPPAADFWCGGEPYPGPRVCP from the coding sequence ATGCCCCGGGACAACATGGCCTCCCTGATCCAGCGGGTGGCGCGGCAGGCGCGCATCACGTTCCGCAGCCCGGCGGGGCCGGCCTTCGGGGAGAACCTGCAccggctgcagcagctgctggacgAGGTGCGCGCCGAGGACTTGCACTTGGCCCCGCGGGGGCCGGCGCCGGTGGCGGGCGCGACGGGCGCGGGGTGCCCGCGTGCCGGCGTGGTGCCGCCCGTCAGCTACATGCACATCTGCGAGACGGAGAGCTTCAGCATGGGCGTGTTCCTGCTGCGGAGCGGCGCCTGCATCCCGCTGCACGACCACCCGGGGATGAACGGCATGCTCAAGGTGCTCTACGGCACGCTGCGCATCGCCTGCATGGACGCGatgccccccgccgccgccgccgcccctccgccgccgcccgccgccgccgccggcccgggGCCGTGCCTGCGCGCCCTGCTGCGCTCCCGGCAGCACTACACGCCCGCCTCGCCGCCCTGCCTGCTGTCGCCGCACAGCGACAACCTGCACCAGATCGACGCGGTGGAGGGGCCCGCCGCCTTCCTCGACATCCTGGCGCCGCCCTACGACCCCGAGCACGGCCGGGACTGCCACTACTACCGCCTGCTGGAGGGGCCGCCGCCCGGCACCGAGCTGCCGCGGGAGGTCTGGCTGCTCGAGACCCCGCCGGCCGCCGACTTCTGGTGCGGGGGCGAGCCCTACCCCGGGCCCCGCGTCTGCCCCTGA